The following proteins are co-located in the Pseudomonas sp. DY-1 genome:
- a CDS encoding ATP-binding protein gives MTLRRRWDIHTRTQLISLGPALLLTLLLTGFFTFARLQDLRQELNHTGQLIASQLAPAAEYGVVTGNLEVLEGLLQASLGTPHVRFLEVRDRADNILVYLEQQDSLEKTGSQVEVFHAPILQQQMHLQARRTLANGDGRSNDGNYLGRVVVGMSNDAFSSRQQEILLKATVLALIALLLTFLLARRLATRLSQPISAMGDAVKAIQEGNYNASLPVVDDSELGDLSRHINNLASGLEKASQEQQQAMGQLIKAHEEAEMANRAKSDFLAMMSHELRTPMNGVLGMLQLLETTEMTEEQAEYAALATESTEHLLKVINDILDFSRIERGALELERIPFNLLDLILGSVQVFQHSAQQRGLTLTLDTQDGLERVEAHGDPTRLRQILVNLVGNALKFTEEGGIRVETRWQALDSEVLWLTCAVHDSGIGIPPDRLEHMFDAFQQADHSISRRYGGTGLGLPIARTLAERMGGTLRAESHEGSGSTFTLEIPLPFRPQGAEALTNQTQEHGEGTGQHVLLVEDNPVNQTVIEAMLRSLGYQVSLVGDGAQAVHQASRHHYSAILMDCRLPVLDGYEATRQIRQMNGGATLPIIALTANALQGDREACLAAGMNDYLAKPFKRADLLRVMQRWLSRPSD, from the coding sequence ATGACCTTGCGGCGCCGCTGGGACATCCATACCCGCACCCAGTTGATCAGCCTCGGACCGGCCCTGCTGCTGACCCTGCTGCTCACCGGCTTCTTCACCTTCGCTCGCCTCCAGGACCTGCGCCAGGAGCTGAACCACACCGGCCAACTAATCGCCAGCCAGCTCGCCCCGGCGGCGGAGTACGGCGTTGTCACAGGGAACCTGGAGGTCCTGGAAGGCCTTCTCCAGGCCAGCCTGGGTACGCCCCATGTGCGCTTCCTCGAAGTGCGCGACCGCGCCGACAACATCCTGGTGTACCTGGAACAACAGGACAGCTTGGAAAAGACCGGCTCCCAGGTGGAAGTGTTCCACGCGCCCATCCTCCAGCAGCAGATGCACCTTCAGGCCCGGCGCACCCTGGCCAATGGAGACGGCCGTAGCAATGACGGCAATTACCTGGGCCGTGTCGTCGTCGGTATGTCCAACGACGCCTTCAGCAGTCGCCAGCAGGAAATCCTCCTCAAAGCGACGGTGCTGGCCCTGATCGCTCTCCTGCTCACCTTCCTTCTAGCGCGCCGACTGGCCACACGCCTGTCGCAGCCCATCAGTGCGATGGGGGACGCGGTCAAGGCCATTCAGGAGGGTAACTACAACGCCAGCCTGCCCGTAGTGGATGACAGCGAACTGGGCGACCTCAGCCGGCATATCAACAATCTGGCCAGCGGCCTTGAAAAGGCCAGCCAGGAACAGCAACAGGCCATGGGCCAACTGATCAAGGCGCACGAAGAGGCGGAGATGGCGAACCGCGCCAAATCCGACTTTCTGGCGATGATGAGCCACGAACTGCGCACTCCCATGAATGGTGTCCTGGGCATGCTGCAGTTGCTGGAAACCACCGAGATGACCGAGGAGCAGGCCGAGTACGCGGCATTGGCCACGGAGTCCACGGAGCACCTGTTGAAGGTGATCAACGACATCCTCGACTTCTCTCGCATAGAACGCGGCGCACTTGAACTGGAGCGCATCCCGTTCAACCTGCTGGATCTGATCCTGGGATCAGTACAGGTGTTCCAACACAGTGCGCAGCAGCGCGGGCTGACCCTGACCCTCGACACCCAGGACGGTCTGGAGCGTGTCGAAGCCCACGGCGACCCGACGCGATTGCGGCAGATTCTCGTCAACCTGGTAGGTAATGCCCTCAAGTTCACGGAAGAAGGCGGCATCAGGGTGGAAACACGCTGGCAGGCACTGGACAGCGAAGTGCTCTGGCTCACCTGCGCGGTGCACGACAGCGGTATCGGCATCCCGCCGGATCGCCTGGAGCATATGTTCGACGCCTTCCAACAAGCCGATCACTCGATTTCCCGTCGCTATGGCGGCACGGGGCTCGGCCTGCCCATCGCACGTACCCTTGCCGAGCGCATGGGCGGCACCTTGAGGGCCGAAAGCCACGAAGGTTCAGGGTCGACCTTCACCCTGGAAATTCCCCTGCCATTCCGCCCCCAGGGCGCGGAAGCCCTGACCAATCAGACGCAGGAGCATGGCGAAGGCACTGGTCAGCACGTCCTGCTGGTGGAAGACAACCCGGTGAACCAAACGGTGATCGAGGCCATGCTGCGCAGCCTGGGCTATCAGGTCAGCCTGGTTGGCGATGGCGCCCAGGCAGTGCACCAGGCGTCACGTCACCACTATTCGGCGATTCTCATGGACTGCCGCCTACCTGTGCTCGACGGCTACGAAGCTACACGCCAGATTCGCCAGATGAATGGTGGCGCAACGCTGCCAATTATCGCCCTGACAGCCAACGCCCTACAGGGCGACCGCGAAGCCTGCCTGGCGGCGGGCATGAACGACTACCTGGCCAAGCCCTTCAAGCGCGCTGATCTGTTGCGAGTAATGCAGCGCTGGCTGAGCAGGCCGTCGGACTAA
- a CDS encoding winged helix-turn-helix domain-containing protein yields MQLGLCRLDLQSRQLFNAAGEEIPLTAMEFDLLQAFAQRPNRPLSRDQLLNLTQHRDWNPFDRSIDIRIARLRRKLEADPDKPQIIRTVRGVGYMFVPG; encoded by the coding sequence CTGCAACTCGGCCTCTGCCGTCTCGACCTGCAGAGCCGTCAGCTGTTCAATGCGGCGGGCGAGGAAATTCCCCTGACCGCCATGGAGTTCGACCTGCTCCAGGCCTTCGCCCAGCGGCCCAACCGTCCGCTTTCCCGCGACCAGTTGCTGAATCTGACTCAGCATCGCGACTGGAACCCCTTTGACCGCTCCATCGATATTCGCATTGCGCGCCTTCGCCGTAAGCTGGAAGCGGACCCGGACAAGCCGCAGATCATCCGCACCGTACGTGGCGTGGGGTACATGTTCGTGCCGGGCTGA
- a CDS encoding amidohydrolase family protein has translation MPGEAREYRFSDAHLHYVDFFQESDGMKSLVKAMDKANIDHVMISGIPVAKKWHEDEPKRPRYYAGDDAGAYWYSATDVQVAAAVKQLPAEQRKRFHPFLSGFNPNDKNSDAHIRRMLELDPGLWQGIGEVFTRHDDLTALIDGDTPRANNEAMTRIYHLAAEYDLPVLLHSNITSKRERNPLYLQEVEEPLRNHPHVRFIWAHAGSSMEIHRHQTKMEFLLPTLDRLLGAYPNLYIDLSWSVLKPYLLDTDGKPVRRWLKLVERYPDRFMLGSDVVGRFDGLGDYLTAYDVFLDALPEAAARKVARDNFLAVLPARHRSDRTQ, from the coding sequence ATGCCGGGCGAAGCGCGTGAGTATCGCTTCAGCGATGCCCATCTCCATTACGTGGATTTCTTCCAGGAAAGCGATGGAATGAAGTCATTGGTGAAGGCGATGGACAAGGCAAACATCGACCATGTGATGATTTCCGGCATTCCGGTGGCCAAGAAGTGGCACGAGGACGAGCCCAAGCGGCCGCGTTACTACGCCGGGGACGATGCCGGTGCCTACTGGTACAGCGCCACGGATGTGCAAGTGGCCGCTGCGGTGAAGCAACTGCCCGCCGAGCAGCGCAAGCGCTTCCACCCTTTCCTGAGTGGCTTCAACCCCAACGACAAGAATTCCGATGCGCACATTCGCCGAATGCTGGAGCTGGACCCAGGGCTCTGGCAGGGCATCGGTGAAGTGTTCACCCGACACGACGACCTCACGGCCCTGATCGATGGCGACACGCCACGCGCCAACAATGAGGCCATGACCCGCATCTATCATCTGGCGGCCGAGTACGACCTGCCGGTGCTGCTGCACTCGAATATCACCTCCAAGCGCGAGCGCAACCCGCTCTACTTGCAGGAAGTGGAGGAGCCACTGCGCAATCATCCCCATGTGCGCTTCATCTGGGCCCATGCAGGCTCCAGCATGGAAATACACCGTCACCAGACGAAGATGGAGTTCCTCCTGCCCACTCTGGACCGGCTTCTCGGGGCCTATCCAAACCTCTACATCGACTTGTCGTGGAGCGTGCTGAAACCCTATCTGCTGGACACCGACGGCAAGCCGGTTCGCCGTTGGCTAAAGCTGGTGGAACGGTATCCGGACCGCTTCATGCTGGGCTCGGACGTGGTGGGGCGTTTCGACGGGCTGGGTGACTACCTGACGGCCTACGATGTCTTTCTCGACGCCTTGCCAGAGGCGGCGGCGCGCAAGGTGGCGCGGGACAATTTCCTCGCCGTACTACCAGCCAGGCACCGGAGCGATCGCACGCAGTGA
- a CDS encoding OsmC family protein produces MTIRLTRDSAIGTRQRIELDGKAPLFTDLPTELGGAGADPEPHDYFDAALGSCKALTVTYYAQKNGIPLTGVDVDVTRDDSEERKGHYRLDVKLTLRGALTDEQRATLLRIADKCPVHKLMTQVEVSIATRLAEGDFSQ; encoded by the coding sequence ATGACTATCCGTCTCACCCGTGATTCCGCCATCGGCACCCGCCAGCGCATCGAACTGGACGGCAAGGCACCTCTGTTCACCGACCTGCCGACCGAGCTGGGTGGCGCAGGTGCAGACCCTGAGCCGCATGACTACTTCGATGCAGCCCTGGGCAGCTGCAAGGCGCTGACCGTGACCTACTACGCCCAGAAGAACGGCATCCCGCTGACGGGGGTGGACGTCGACGTTACCCGCGACGACAGCGAAGAACGCAAGGGCCACTATCGGCTGGATGTGAAGTTGACCCTGCGCGGCGCCCTCACCGATGAGCAGCGCGCCACCCTGCTGCGTATCGCTGACAAGTGCCCGGTACACAAGCTGATGACCCAGGTGGAAGTAAGCATCGCAACGCGCCTTGCCGAAGGCGACTTCAGTCAGTAA
- the mddA gene encoding methanethiol S-methyltransferase translates to MFTYFKRVSIFFYGLISYLIFFATFVYSIGFVANLPFAPRTLDGDPRLPFWAALGIDVLLLAIFAVQHSLMARPAFKAWWTQWIPPAAERSTYVLFSSLALIMLYSYWQPLGGEIWNIENRSGRLVLGATFGFGWALVFYATLLINHFDLFGLRQVWLNLLGKPYTALEFKMPGAYKLVRHPLYLGWFLCFWATPTMTATHLLFAVVTSIYILAAIQLEERDLLREHPEYADYRQKVPMLLPRVGSRDKASDGREAA, encoded by the coding sequence ATGTTCACCTACTTCAAGCGCGTTTCGATTTTCTTCTACGGCCTGATCAGTTACCTGATCTTCTTCGCCACCTTCGTCTACTCCATCGGCTTCGTTGCCAACTTGCCATTTGCGCCGCGCACCCTGGATGGTGATCCGCGCTTGCCGTTCTGGGCCGCCCTTGGAATCGACGTACTGCTGCTGGCCATCTTCGCCGTCCAACACAGTCTGATGGCCCGCCCGGCCTTCAAGGCCTGGTGGACCCAGTGGATTCCGCCTGCAGCCGAGCGCAGCACCTACGTACTGTTTTCCAGCCTGGCGCTGATCATGCTGTACAGCTATTGGCAGCCCCTGGGTGGCGAGATCTGGAACATCGAGAACCGCTCCGGTCGTCTGGTGCTGGGCGCCACCTTCGGTTTCGGCTGGGCGTTGGTGTTCTACGCTACCTTGCTGATCAACCACTTCGATCTGTTCGGACTGCGCCAGGTCTGGCTGAACCTGCTGGGCAAGCCCTACACGGCGCTGGAGTTCAAGATGCCTGGTGCCTACAAGCTGGTGCGGCATCCGCTGTACCTGGGATGGTTCCTGTGCTTCTGGGCGACGCCGACCATGACTGCGACCCATCTGCTGTTCGCGGTAGTGACCAGCATCTACATACTGGCCGCCATCCAACTGGAAGAGCGCGACCTGCTGCGCGAGCATCCCGAGTACGCCGACTACCGGCAGAAGGTGCCCATGTTGCTGCCGCGCGTCGGTAGCCGTGACAAAGCGAGCGACGGCCGCGAGGCGGCCTGA
- a CDS encoding DUF3859 domain-containing protein produces MIPFRMTALVALGLASGVALADVRVDGPVEYGIFESQYQDYQPGERVLTRSNQTIEQTDEIPAKLGTKFGMRYTLLGKQEKDAPLTLLYLTPGVVTPDGKRHDKFVVEQKMAPGAPTDVMAFEFTEHYEVVPGEWRFMVFQADRLLAEQSFTVR; encoded by the coding sequence ATGATCCCCTTTCGAATGACAGCACTCGTGGCCCTCGGCCTGGCGTCCGGCGTTGCCCTGGCTGATGTGCGAGTGGATGGCCCGGTGGAGTACGGCATCTTCGAATCCCAGTACCAGGACTACCAGCCGGGCGAGCGCGTGCTGACTCGCAGCAACCAGACCATCGAGCAGACCGACGAAATCCCGGCCAAGCTCGGTACCAAGTTCGGCATGCGCTACACACTGCTTGGCAAGCAGGAAAAGGACGCACCGCTGACCCTGCTCTACCTCACCCCCGGCGTGGTCACGCCGGATGGCAAGCGCCACGACAAGTTCGTGGTGGAGCAGAAGATGGCACCTGGCGCACCCACTGACGTGATGGCCTTCGAGTTCACCGAGCATTATGAAGTGGTGCCGGGTGAGTGGCGCTTCATGGTCTTCCAGGCGGACCGCCTGCTGGCCGAACAGAGCTTCACCGTCCGCTGA
- the fabA gene encoding 3-hydroxyacyl-[acyl-carrier-protein] dehydratase FabA produces the protein MTKQNAYTREDLLRCSRGELFGPGNAQLPAPNMLMIDRIVHISETGGKYGKGEIVAELDINPDLWFFACHFEGDPVMPGCLGLDAMWQLVGFYLGWQGNPGRGRALGSGEVKFFGQVLPSAKKITYNIHIKRTINRSLILGIADGTVAVDGREIYSAEGLRVGLFTSTDSF, from the coding sequence ATGACCAAACAAAACGCCTATACCCGGGAAGACCTCCTGCGCTGCAGTCGCGGCGAGCTGTTCGGCCCTGGTAATGCGCAACTGCCCGCCCCCAACATGCTGATGATCGATCGCATCGTGCATATCAGCGAAACCGGCGGGAAGTACGGCAAAGGCGAGATCGTCGCCGAGCTCGATATCAACCCGGACCTGTGGTTCTTCGCCTGCCATTTCGAAGGCGACCCGGTCATGCCCGGTTGCCTCGGCCTCGACGCCATGTGGCAGCTGGTTGGTTTCTACCTCGGCTGGCAGGGTAACCCCGGCCGTGGCCGTGCCCTGGGCTCCGGCGAAGTCAAGTTCTTCGGCCAGGTGCTGCCGTCCGCGAAAAAGATCACCTACAACATTCACATCAAGCGCACTATTAATCGTTCGCTGATCCTCGGCATCGCCGATGGCACCGTTGCCGTCGACGGCCGCGAGATCTACAGCGCCGAAGGCCTGCGCGTTGGCCTGTTCACCTCTACCGACAGCTTCTGA
- the fabB gene encoding beta-ketoacyl-ACP synthase I, translating to MRRVVITGLGIVSCLGNDKATVSANLRAGKAGIRHNPSYAEMGLRSQVSGSVNLNLEELIDRKLFRFMGDAAAYAYLAMQQAIEDAGLTAEQISNPRVGLIAGSGGASTVNQMEAIDTLREKGVKRIGPYRVTRTMGSTVSACLATPFQIKGVNFSISSACATSAHCIGQAMEQIQLGKQDMVFAGGGEEEHWSQSCLFDAMGALSTQYNETPEKASRAYDAKRDGFVIAGGGGMVVVEELEHALKRGAKIYAEIVGYGATSDGYDMVAPSGEGAIRCMQLALSTVDTPIDYLNTHGTSTPVGDVAEIRGVRAVFGDKAPAISSTKSLSGHSLGAAGVQEAIYCLLMMEGKFMAGSANIDELDPEVADLPILRETRENVQIDTVMSNSFGFGGTNATLVLRRFNG from the coding sequence ATGCGTCGCGTCGTGATCACTGGCCTGGGCATCGTTTCCTGCCTGGGTAATGACAAAGCCACTGTTTCCGCCAACCTGCGCGCCGGCAAGGCCGGTATTCGCCACAACCCGTCCTATGCCGAGATGGGACTGCGCAGCCAGGTGTCCGGCTCAGTCAACCTGAACCTGGAAGAGCTGATCGATCGCAAGCTCTTCCGTTTCATGGGTGATGCCGCTGCCTATGCCTACCTGGCCATGCAGCAGGCCATCGAAGACGCCGGCCTGACCGCCGAGCAGATCTCCAATCCGCGCGTGGGCCTGATCGCCGGCTCCGGCGGCGCTTCCACCGTCAACCAGATGGAAGCCATCGACACCCTGCGCGAAAAGGGCGTCAAGCGCATCGGCCCATACCGTGTGACCCGCACCATGGGCAGCACTGTTTCGGCGTGCCTGGCCACTCCCTTCCAGATCAAGGGCGTGAACTTCTCCATCTCCTCGGCTTGCGCCACCAGCGCACACTGCATCGGCCAGGCCATGGAGCAGATCCAGCTGGGCAAGCAGGACATGGTCTTCGCCGGCGGCGGTGAAGAAGAACATTGGAGCCAGAGCTGCCTGTTCGACGCCATGGGCGCCCTGTCCACCCAGTACAACGAGACTCCCGAGAAGGCCTCCCGCGCCTACGACGCCAAGCGTGACGGTTTCGTCATCGCCGGCGGCGGCGGCATGGTGGTGGTCGAGGAGCTGGAACACGCCCTCAAGCGTGGCGCCAAGATCTACGCGGAAATCGTCGGCTACGGCGCGACTTCCGACGGCTACGACATGGTTGCCCCGAGTGGCGAAGGCGCCATCCGCTGCATGCAGCTGGCGCTGTCCACCGTCGACACGCCGATCGACTACCTGAACACCCACGGCACTTCCACTCCGGTGGGCGACGTTGCCGAAATCCGCGGCGTACGCGCTGTGTTCGGTGACAAGGCCCCTGCCATCAGCTCCACCAAGAGCCTCTCCGGCCACTCCCTGGGCGCAGCAGGCGTACAGGAAGCGATCTACTGCCTGCTGATGATGGAAGGCAAGTTCATGGCCGGTTCCGCCAACATCGACGAGCTCGACCCGGAAGTGGCCGATCTGCCGATCCTGCGTGAGACCCGCGAGAACGTTCAGATCGACACCGTCATGTCCAACAGCTTCGGCTTCGGCGGCACCAACGCCACCCTGGTGCTGCGCCGCTTCAACGGCTGA
- a CDS encoding PAS domain S-box protein: protein MSQPLTRHFTISAEEHHLRQIVDNSSAVIYVKDLDGRLVLVNRSFERLFKVRAERVLGHTDHEFFPKEIADVLRANDLRVIQLGHELEFEEQVPMGGSIRTYLSNKFPLFDSEGRVSAICGISTDISSRKSLEEVLRFVALGVSAATGNEVFEAIARYMVRSLNADFAFVSRISDEGPHRLTTLALYYEGKLHQNATYDLKSTPCAEVFGRSFHFVPRDLRSSYPGDEVLASFGVDSYAGFPLFASDGRPLGLIAAGRTGPMSDRDKVESVLRIFSVRAAAEIERLEAEASYRAIFDTSEDAIFVHDIESGGLVDVNPKACRAYGYSYEEMLKLEIDAFSAGYSPYTGKEAAGYLARAAAGQMQRFEWHRRNRDGSLHWDEVLLKRVAIGGIDRILGITREITQRKEAEQALRASEIQYRAITNTALDCFISMDEAGRVLAFNPAAEQCFGISREQALGHSLLKLIIPPRFREAYEHALEHYLQTGHGAFLGKRMEVMAQRADGREFAAELALTQVPGDEGPRFICYLRDITERTQAEEERARLEQQLRQAQRMEAIGHLTGGIAHDFNNLLTSMLGYTVMAQELAEQGGDERLGKYLSRVQRSAEKARDLIQQMLTFSRGSRGKPQVVALDLLLGNFIRLVESTLPATVELEVKLDHDLPQVLADPVQLEQVLMNLCINARDAMGSVGQLRVSLCQQELEGTCASCQQRIKGPYVALTVSDSGPGIDPALRAQIFEPFFSTKASGQGSGMGLSMVHGIVHEYGGHIHLDSAPGQGATFRVLMPAHGPAVAADTTSAPTTERPLLRSALSGRVAVVDDDATVAEFMGELLEGWGLETSIFCDAEQASQLLCADPYAWDFAILDQSMPRLSGLQLARRLLASRADLPIVLYTGFSDSLLESEVQQQGVKALLTKPLNQQRLHQLLHAWLGNPGSGYKAETN from the coding sequence GTGAGCCAGCCATTGACCCGTCACTTCACCATCAGTGCCGAAGAGCATCACCTGCGGCAGATCGTCGATAACAGCAGCGCGGTGATCTATGTAAAGGACCTGGACGGCCGTCTGGTGCTGGTCAACCGGTCGTTCGAGCGCCTGTTCAAGGTGCGTGCCGAACGCGTGCTGGGGCACACCGATCACGAATTCTTCCCCAAGGAAATTGCCGACGTTCTACGGGCCAACGACCTGCGGGTGATCCAGCTTGGCCATGAGCTCGAGTTCGAAGAGCAAGTGCCAATGGGCGGCAGCATTCGTACTTACCTGTCGAACAAGTTCCCGCTGTTCGATAGCGAGGGGCGGGTCAGCGCCATCTGCGGCATTTCCACCGACATCAGCTCGCGCAAGAGCCTGGAGGAAGTCCTGCGCTTCGTTGCCCTGGGTGTGTCCGCCGCGACCGGTAATGAGGTGTTCGAGGCGATCGCGCGCTACATGGTGCGCTCGCTGAATGCCGACTTCGCCTTCGTCAGCCGCATCAGCGACGAGGGACCGCATCGCCTTACCACGCTCGCGCTCTACTACGAGGGCAAGCTGCACCAGAACGCGACCTATGACTTGAAGAGCACGCCCTGCGCCGAGGTATTCGGCCGCAGTTTCCATTTCGTGCCCCGCGACTTGCGCAGCTCCTACCCCGGCGATGAAGTACTGGCCTCTTTCGGCGTCGACAGCTACGCCGGCTTCCCGCTTTTTGCCAGTGATGGCCGCCCGCTGGGGTTGATTGCCGCGGGGCGCACGGGACCGATGAGCGACCGCGACAAGGTGGAGTCGGTGCTGCGCATCTTCTCGGTACGGGCTGCGGCAGAGATAGAGCGCCTGGAGGCCGAGGCCAGCTACCGGGCGATCTTCGATACCTCGGAGGACGCCATCTTCGTCCACGATATCGAGAGTGGCGGCCTGGTGGACGTAAACCCCAAGGCATGCCGTGCCTATGGCTACAGCTACGAGGAAATGCTCAAGCTGGAGATCGACGCGTTCAGCGCCGGCTATTCGCCCTATACCGGCAAGGAAGCGGCCGGCTACCTGGCCCGTGCCGCTGCCGGCCAGATGCAGCGTTTCGAATGGCACCGGCGCAATCGCGACGGCAGCCTGCACTGGGATGAAGTGCTGCTCAAGCGCGTGGCCATCGGCGGCATAGACCGCATCCTTGGCATCACCCGCGAAATCACCCAGCGCAAGGAGGCCGAGCAGGCCTTGCGGGCCAGCGAAATTCAGTATCGGGCCATTACCAATACCGCCCTGGACTGCTTCATCAGCATGGACGAGGCCGGTCGGGTGCTGGCCTTCAACCCGGCGGCCGAGCAGTGCTTCGGCATCAGCCGCGAACAGGCGCTGGGCCACTCGCTGCTGAAACTGATCATCCCGCCACGTTTCCGCGAAGCCTACGAGCACGCTCTGGAACACTACCTGCAGACCGGGCACGGTGCCTTCCTCGGCAAACGTATGGAAGTGATGGCCCAGCGTGCCGATGGCCGTGAGTTCGCCGCTGAACTGGCTCTGACCCAGGTGCCAGGAGATGAGGGACCACGTTTCATCTGCTATCTGCGCGACATCACTGAACGCACCCAGGCCGAAGAAGAGCGCGCCCGGCTGGAACAGCAGTTGCGCCAGGCCCAGCGCATGGAGGCCATTGGGCACCTCACGGGAGGTATTGCCCACGACTTCAACAATCTGCTGACCAGCATGCTCGGCTATACCGTGATGGCCCAGGAGTTGGCGGAGCAGGGCGGCGACGAGCGACTCGGCAAATACCTGTCGCGGGTGCAGCGCTCGGCGGAAAAGGCTCGCGACCTGATTCAGCAGATGCTCACTTTCAGCCGTGGCAGCCGCGGCAAGCCGCAGGTGGTGGCGTTGGACCTCCTGCTGGGGAATTTCATTCGTCTGGTGGAGTCGACCTTGCCGGCGACCGTAGAGCTGGAGGTGAAACTGGACCACGACCTGCCGCAGGTGTTGGCGGACCCGGTGCAGCTGGAGCAGGTGCTGATGAATCTCTGCATCAACGCCCGGGATGCCATGGGCAGTGTCGGCCAATTGCGGGTGAGCCTGTGCCAGCAGGAGCTGGAGGGCACCTGCGCTTCCTGTCAGCAACGAATCAAGGGTCCCTACGTTGCGCTCACCGTGAGCGACAGCGGGCCGGGAATCGATCCGGCGTTGCGGGCGCAGATCTTCGAGCCGTTCTTCTCGACCAAGGCCAGTGGGCAGGGTAGCGGCATGGGGCTGTCCATGGTGCATGGCATCGTCCATGAGTACGGTGGCCATATCCATCTGGACAGCGCACCTGGGCAGGGCGCCACCTTCAGGGTGCTGATGCCAGCCCACGGCCCAGCCGTCGCCGCGGACACGACGAGCGCGCCGACAACTGAGCGCCCGCTGTTGCGGTCGGCTCTGAGCGGACGCGTGGCGGTGGTAGACGACGACGCCACGGTGGCCGAGTTCATGGGAGAGCTGCTGGAGGGCTGGGGGCTGGAGACAAGTATCTTCTGTGACGCCGAGCAAGCCAGCCAGCTGCTCTGCGCCGACCCCTACGCCTGGGACTTCGCCATCCTCGACCAGAGCATGCCGCGCCTTTCCGGCCTGCAGCTCGCAAGGCGCCTGCTGGCGTCCCGCGCGGACCTGCCCATCGTGCTCTATACGGGGTTCAGCGACTCGTTGCTGGAGAGCGAGGTGCAGCAGCAAGGGGTCAAGGCATTGCTGACCAAGCCCCTGAACCAGCAGCGCTTGCATCAACTGTTGCATGCCTGGCTGGGAAACCCGGGGAGCGGATACAAAGCGGAAACAAACTGA
- a CDS encoding NAD(P)H-dependent glycerol-3-phosphate dehydrogenase, translating into MTEQQPVAVLGGGSFGTAIANLLAENGQRVRHWMRDPDQAEAIRTQRENPRYLKGVKILPGVEPDTDLSAVLADCELVFVALPSSALRKALEPVAGQLAGKLLVSTTKGIEAQSFKLMSQILEEVAPDARIGVISGPNLAKEIADHALTATVVASEDTELCKRVQSALHGRTFRVYASQDRFGVELGGALKNVYAIIAGMAAALDMGENTKSMLITRALAEMTRFAVKLGANPMTFLGLAGVGDLIVTCSSPKSRNYQVGYALGEGLSLEDAVARLGEVAEGVNTLKVLKTRAEELQVYMPLVAGLHAILFEGRTLAQVIELLMRGEPKTDVDFIPTSGF; encoded by the coding sequence ATGACTGAACAGCAACCCGTCGCGGTGCTAGGCGGCGGCAGCTTCGGCACCGCCATTGCCAATCTGCTGGCCGAAAATGGCCAGCGCGTGCGCCACTGGATGCGCGACCCGGATCAGGCCGAGGCGATCCGTACACAGCGCGAAAACCCGCGCTATCTCAAGGGCGTGAAAATCCTCCCCGGCGTTGAGCCGGATACGGACCTGTCCGCGGTCCTCGCCGACTGCGAGCTGGTCTTCGTTGCCTTACCGTCCAGCGCGCTGCGCAAGGCTCTGGAGCCGGTGGCCGGCCAACTGGCCGGCAAGCTGCTGGTCAGCACCACCAAGGGCATCGAGGCGCAGAGCTTCAAGCTGATGAGCCAGATTCTCGAAGAGGTGGCCCCGGATGCACGCATCGGCGTGATCTCGGGTCCCAACCTGGCCAAGGAAATCGCCGACCATGCGCTGACCGCCACCGTGGTCGCCAGTGAGGACACCGAGCTGTGCAAGCGGGTGCAGTCCGCGTTGCATGGCCGTACTTTCCGCGTCTACGCCAGCCAGGATCGCTTCGGCGTCGAGCTGGGCGGTGCGCTGAAGAACGTCTACGCCATCATTGCCGGCATGGCCGCCGCGTTGGATATGGGTGAGAACACCAAGAGCATGCTGATCACCCGCGCCCTGGCGGAGATGACCCGCTTCGCCGTCAAGCTGGGTGCCAATCCCATGACCTTCCTCGGCCTTGCCGGCGTCGGCGACCTGATCGTCACCTGCTCCTCGCCCAAGAGCCGCAACTACCAGGTCGGCTATGCGCTGGGCGAGGGCCTTTCCCTGGAAGACGCTGTCGCGCGCCTTGGCGAGGTCGCCGAAGGCGTCAACACGCTCAAGGTACTCAAGACCCGTGCAGAGGAGCTGCAGGTCTACATGCCGCTGGTCGCTGGCCTGCATGCCATCCTTTTCGAGGGGCGTACGCTGGCTCAGGTGATTGAGTTGCTGATGCGCGGCGAGCCCAAGACGGACGTAGATTTCATCCCAACCTCGGGCTTCTAG